From Lutra lutra chromosome 14, mLutLut1.2, whole genome shotgun sequence, a single genomic window includes:
- the DEPP1 gene encoding protein DEPP1 — protein sequence MRSRLLLPVAPLPTIQETLEEMLPGGPGQEPPASPSLDDYVKSICQLAQPTSVLDVATGRSQPGRTPRPARAFKKSPPPESLQDITTRFSGQQPALPGDGTADPLDWLFGESQEKKSSRREQPRRTGSSADSWDPHKQMDCGKARGTPRGRPWDVRVQGHSLARPSRDSPQGFWASRQLCMDTASPPTPRPSSTLRTLYLHLPVIHEL from the coding sequence ATGAGGTCCCGGCTCCTGCTTCCCGTGGCCCCCCTGCCCACGATCCAGGAGACGCTGGAGGAGATGCTGCCTGGGGGGCCCGGGCAGGAGCCCCCGGCCTCCCCCAGCCTGGATGACTACGTGAAGTCTATCTGTCAGCTGGCTCAGCCCACTTCAGTGCTGGATGTGGCCACAGGCAGGTCCCAACCTGGTAGAACCCCCCGGCCAGCCCGCGCCTTCAAGAAGAGCCCTCCTCCTGAGTCCCTACAGGACATTACTACCCGCTTCAGTGGTCAGCAGCCGGCACTGCCCGGGGACGGCACTGCTGACCCCCTGGACTGGCTCTTCGGGGAGTCCCAGGAAAAAAAGTCAAGTAGGAGGGAACAGCCAAGGAGGACTGGCTCCTCTGCTGACTCCTGGGATCCACACAAACAGATGGACTGTGGCAAGGCACGAGGGACCCCCAGAGGGAGACCCTGGGATGTCAGGGTGCAGGGGCACTCTCTGGCAAGACCCTCAAGGGACTCGCCCCAGGGTTTCTGGGCTTCCAGGCAACTCTGTATGGACAcggcctccccccccaccccccgccccagcagcACCCTCAGAACTCTCTATTTGCACCTCCCAGTGATCCATGAACTCTAA